The following coding sequences are from one Calditrichota bacterium window:
- a CDS encoding aldo/keto reductase — MRRNLTRREFMANAALGGLALGTAWPFMRSLGMQQPSATKVIYRPLGKTGIRLPIVSFGVMNSDSPDLLRKALDLGVRHLDTAHGYMGGKSEEVIGTVVAERKCRESVVIGTKLWFARDREGNFLTADRGPSPGATQENFDRMLGISLKRLQSDYVDILYLHSCQTAGMVSYEPLLKIFEGAKKKGLARFVGISTHANEPEVIRAAADSGVWDVVLTAYNYLQGHRAEVRAAIKYAAEKGVGIVAMKTQAGARMNQRQSVNHAAALKWVLNDENVCTTIPGVTTFEQLELDWGVMANLKLSEEEEKDLQLSAASPGSFYCQGCCSCVASCPQQVEIPTAMRASMYAFAYGNSRQAHQALREFADQRGLAPCRDCERCVASCRHGIPIGERIQGLLAFAGGSEFSMQEV, encoded by the coding sequence ATGAGACGAAACCTAACCAGGCGGGAATTTATGGCCAACGCAGCGTTGGGCGGACTGGCGCTGGGGACGGCGTGGCCATTCATGCGCTCGTTAGGCATGCAGCAGCCCTCCGCAACGAAGGTGATCTACCGCCCGCTGGGCAAGACCGGTATTCGTCTGCCCATCGTCAGCTTTGGGGTGATGAACTCCGACAGCCCAGACCTGCTGCGCAAGGCGCTGGACCTGGGCGTGCGCCACTTGGACACGGCCCACGGCTACATGGGCGGCAAGAGCGAGGAGGTTATTGGCACCGTTGTGGCCGAGCGCAAGTGCCGTGAAAGCGTGGTCATCGGCACCAAGCTCTGGTTTGCCCGTGACCGCGAGGGGAACTTTCTCACTGCCGATCGCGGCCCCTCTCCGGGCGCCACGCAGGAGAATTTTGACCGCATGCTGGGCATCAGCCTGAAGAGGCTGCAGAGCGACTACGTGGACATCCTCTACTTGCACAGCTGCCAGACGGCGGGCATGGTCAGCTATGAGCCTCTCCTCAAGATCTTCGAGGGCGCCAAGAAGAAAGGCCTGGCGCGCTTTGTGGGGATTTCCACGCACGCCAACGAGCCGGAGGTGATTCGCGCGGCAGCGGATAGCGGCGTGTGGGACGTGGTGCTCACCGCCTACAACTACCTCCAGGGTCATCGCGCTGAGGTGCGCGCAGCCATCAAGTACGCGGCGGAGAAGGGCGTCGGTATAGTGGCCATGAAGACGCAGGCGGGCGCCCGCATGAACCAACGGCAGAGCGTGAACCATGCGGCGGCCCTCAAGTGGGTGCTCAACGACGAAAACGTGTGCACCACTATCCCCGGGGTCACGACGTTCGAGCAACTCGAGCTTGATTGGGGCGTGATGGCCAACCTCAAACTGAGTGAGGAGGAAGAGAAGGACCTGCAGCTTTCGGCCGCAAGCCCAGGGTCGTTCTACTGCCAGGGCTGTTGCTCGTGCGTGGCATCGTGTCCGCAGCAAGTGGAGATTCCCACAGCCATGCGCGCCTCCATGTACGCCTTTGCCTATGGCAATAGCCGGCAGGCGCACCAGGCCCTAAGGGAGTTTGCCGACCAGCGGGGACTCGCGCCTTGTCGGGACTGCGAGCGGTGCGTCGCCTCCTGCCGGCACGGCATCCCGATCGGTGAACGGATTCAGGGCCTGCTCGCCTTCGCAGGTGGGTCCGAATTCTCAATGCAGGAAGTGTGA
- a CDS encoding TonB-dependent receptor: protein MRALYSLLLVCGVALAAVRVGHAGVGSMAGTVMDSESGKPLPGANVQVLGTTRGASADREGHFVVAHLPPGTYAVRASMIGYRAVTREGVKVVDGQETRLTFSLQPATIEFDPIVVVAGKAQQQLDQAAVSISVVSARDIQRRSATNLIEALETAPGVNFIGEQINIRGSTGYTFGAGNKVLLLLDGVPVYASDTGQFNWDMLPPLDIEQIEVLKGAGSTLWGASALGGVVNVITKSPSPAGQLLFSWTAGKYDRPYYDEWRWTDPDRLHYTREDVSYSRSFGPLGLRLSAGRFMSTGYTQLGDFQKYNLTGRADYRFRNNVRWTLYAAYSYIKRGFFVQWKGQNDPYEVDEANLGNRAATNQLACYAKVVVPFSARVAVHVRGSLVRTLMGNQFGPEANFNPAWGQGFELQADWLPHDRHTITGGVQYQHDAGSTKYFGSHRGFFVGPYVQDEWRVRDNLRLTGGLRYDRYQIIGGLKEDLFSPRLGVNWQPWANTSLRASVGSGFRAATIVERYLELTVMNFKIKANPGIRAERSWAYDLGFRQYLTRDWNVDVSFFDNEYWDMIEAHLDLIRGQIQFRNVTRARVCGVEATTNASVPFRLLHRRWTAGLHLSTTAMDPRDVKWNESLTYRPKVLSTVRADLRVGRLQGEIDYRYASKIDKVKVYPINERVPMKFVDLRFGVELGKVVLRAGVNNLLQYNYAPMESNLMPMRTFFVGLQGGF, encoded by the coding sequence ATGCGCGCGCTCTACAGCTTGCTTCTCGTGTGTGGTGTAGCCTTGGCCGCCGTGCGTGTTGGCCATGCCGGGGTGGGGAGCATGGCTGGCACGGTGATGGACAGCGAGAGCGGCAAGCCGCTACCTGGCGCCAATGTGCAGGTGTTGGGCACTACCAGGGGGGCCAGCGCCGACCGCGAGGGGCACTTTGTTGTGGCTCACTTGCCACCTGGCACTTATGCCGTGCGCGCCTCGATGATCGGCTACCGAGCGGTGACCCGCGAAGGGGTGAAGGTGGTCGACGGGCAGGAGACGCGCCTCACCTTTTCCCTGCAGCCTGCCACCATTGAGTTCGACCCCATAGTCGTGGTGGCTGGCAAGGCGCAGCAGCAGCTCGATCAGGCCGCGGTGTCCATTTCCGTGGTGAGCGCGCGCGACATCCAGCGGCGCAGCGCCACCAATCTCATCGAGGCATTGGAGACGGCGCCCGGGGTCAATTTTATCGGCGAGCAAATCAACATCCGCGGCTCCACCGGCTACACCTTTGGCGCAGGCAACAAGGTCCTGCTCCTGCTGGACGGGGTTCCGGTCTACGCCAGCGATACCGGGCAGTTCAACTGGGACATGTTGCCGCCCTTGGACATCGAGCAGATCGAAGTCCTGAAGGGGGCCGGCTCCACGCTTTGGGGCGCCTCGGCCTTAGGTGGGGTGGTCAACGTCATCACCAAGTCGCCCTCGCCCGCTGGGCAACTACTCTTTTCGTGGACCGCAGGCAAATACGATCGGCCCTACTACGATGAGTGGCGCTGGACCGACCCCGACCGGCTGCACTACACGCGCGAAGACGTGAGCTACAGCCGGAGCTTTGGGCCGCTGGGCCTCAGGCTTTCGGCAGGGCGCTTCATGTCCACCGGCTACACGCAACTGGGCGACTTTCAAAAATACAACCTCACCGGTCGCGCCGACTATCGCTTTCGCAACAACGTACGGTGGACACTCTACGCGGCCTACAGCTACATCAAGCGTGGTTTTTTCGTCCAGTGGAAAGGGCAGAACGACCCCTACGAGGTGGACGAGGCGAACCTGGGCAATCGGGCGGCAACCAACCAGCTGGCCTGTTACGCCAAAGTGGTGGTCCCCTTTTCCGCGCGGGTGGCGGTGCATGTGCGAGGCTCGTTGGTGCGCACGCTCATGGGCAATCAGTTCGGCCCGGAGGCCAATTTCAATCCGGCGTGGGGACAGGGATTCGAGCTCCAGGCAGATTGGCTGCCGCACGACCGCCACACTATTACCGGCGGCGTGCAGTACCAGCACGACGCGGGCAGCACTAAGTACTTTGGCAGCCATCGGGGCTTTTTCGTGGGCCCCTATGTGCAGGATGAGTGGCGGGTGCGCGACAACCTCCGTCTAACCGGTGGCCTGCGCTACGATCGCTACCAGATCATCGGCGGGCTGAAGGAGGACCTGTTCAGCCCTCGCCTTGGCGTGAACTGGCAGCCCTGGGCGAACACCAGCCTGCGCGCTTCGGTAGGGAGCGGCTTCCGCGCGGCAACTATCGTGGAGCGCTACCTCGAGCTAACGGTGATGAACTTCAAGATCAAGGCCAATCCCGGTATCCGCGCCGAGCGCTCGTGGGCCTATGACCTCGGCTTCCGCCAATACCTCACGCGCGACTGGAATGTGGACGTCTCGTTTTTTGACAACGAGTACTGGGACATGATCGAGGCGCACTTGGATCTGATTCGCGGGCAGATCCAGTTTCGCAACGTGACGCGTGCCAGGGTCTGCGGGGTGGAGGCCACCACCAACGCCAGCGTGCCGTTTCGCCTCCTGCACCGCAGATGGACCGCTGGACTGCACCTCAGCACCACCGCCATGGACCCGCGCGACGTCAAGTGGAATGAGTCGCTCACCTACCGGCCCAAAGTGCTCAGCACGGTGAGAGCCGATCTGCGCGTGGGCCGGCTGCAAGGCGAAATCGACTACCGCTACGCGAGCAAGATCGACAAAGTCAAGGTCTACCCCATCAACGAGCGGGTGCCGATGAAGTTCGTGGACCTCCGTTTTGGTGTGGAGCTGGGCAAAGTCGTATTGCGCGCAGGGGTGAACAACCTGCTGCAGTACAACTATGCGCCCATGGAAAGCAACCTTATGCCCATGCGCACCTTTTTCGTTGGTCTGCAAGGTGGCTTCTGA